The genomic segment CCACTGGAAAGCGCAAAAATCGTCATCAAATTCCGTTTTCCTATGATTGTTTTCTGGCGCCTGGTTGTCTTCTGGGGCCAGCTGTCCGCTCAGGAGCCACTTTTTTTCGGATCCCCACCAGCGGCCTTCCAGAACATGTTCTGGAATGTTTCCAGCCCCTGCCCGGCCAGCGTCATGCTCGGGGCCAGCCACAGGGAAAACAGTTTGTCCATGTCTTCAGGCGCCAGCCCTTTGGTCATTTTTTCCTGCATGTCCTTTAGGAACGCCTGCTGCAACGGTTCAATGTCCGGCAAGCCCAAAAACTGCCGGGCTTCTTTCGGGGTGCAGTCAATATCGATGCTGATTTTCATGATGCTCTCTGCTGCGTAAAGGGTTCAAATTTTCATGAGCTTATATTTTTTTAAGACAGATTTCAGGGCCAGAGTTCAGCAGAGGCTTGCCGTCTGCCCCGCTCCTCCTGTAGACTCTGTTTAAAGATCTATAAATATCATATACTCTCATATACTCAATGTTGGTCTCCAGGGACAAACATAAATTATTTTTTGCCGCCCCCAAATTCATAAGCCCCGCGTCTTATATATTTTATAGTTTACCCAGAATCCCAGATATAGTTTACCCGGAATCCCAGAGGCAAATGATGTCAAAAAATCTCCTTGCGGGCGAAACCAGCCCCTATCTTCTGCAACACAGGGACAATCCTGTACACTGGATGCCATGGGGGCAAGCGGCCCTTGACCAGGCCCGGGCAGAAAACAAACCCATTCTGTTGTCCGTGGGCTATGCCGCCTGTCACTGGTGCCATGTGATGGCCCATGAAAGTTTTGAAAATGAGGATGTGGCCCGGGTGATGAACGAAAACTTCATCAACATCAAGGTGGACCGAGAAGAACGTCCCGATGTGGATCAGATATACCAGACCGCACTCAGCCTGCTGGGTCAGCAAAACGGGTATCCGCTAACCATGTTTTTAACACCTGACGGTGAACCGTTCTGGGGCGGGACCTATTTCCCACGGGAAAGCCGTTATGGCCTGCCCGGGTTTCCCGATCTTTTGAAAAAAATAGCCGAAATTTTCCATGCCTCCCCTCAGAATGTGGATCAGAACCGCACTGCGCTGATGACCCGGTTGCGTGAACTCAGCGAAAATAATGACGATCCCGCTTTTGGTCCAGCGGTTATCGAGCAGGCCGCGAACAATTACCTGAAACATATGGATCCGGTGCATGGCGGCCTAGGCCGGGCCCCCAAATTCCCCCAGCCCCCCATTCTCACCTTTTTATGGCACAGGTTTCTGCGCACCGGCGAGGGCCGTTACCGCGACACCGTCCTTAACAGTCTGATCCATATCTGTCAGGGCGGCCTTTATGATCATGTGGGTGGCGGTTTTGCCCGTTATTGTGTGGATGAGCGCTGGCTGGTGCCGCATTTTGAAAAAATGTTGTACGACAACGCCCTGCTGATCAGCCTGTTGAGCGACGTCTGGGCGATGGAAAAACTTCCTCTGTTTCGGGACCGCATTTATGAAACGATAGACTGGGTGTTCCGGGAAATGACCTGTGAAGAAGGCGGTTTTGCCGCCGCCCTTGACGCCGACAGCGACGGAGAGGAAGGCAAATATTATGTCTGGCAACACGAAGAACTGGGCGAAATTCTCGACCCGGGCGATCTGGACTTTCTGAAACGCTATTATGACGCCTCGGAGACCGGAAACTGGGAAGGAAAAATTATTCTCAACCGTCTTCATCATCTCTCTCCCCTTTCTGATGAACACGAAAAAACCGCCCGGCAGATCTTGCGCCGATTGCATCAAAGACGACGCTTGC from the Luteithermobacter gelatinilyticus genome contains:
- a CDS encoding thioredoxin domain-containing protein, which produces MMSKNLLAGETSPYLLQHRDNPVHWMPWGQAALDQARAENKPILLSVGYAACHWCHVMAHESFENEDVARVMNENFINIKVDREERPDVDQIYQTALSLLGQQNGYPLTMFLTPDGEPFWGGTYFPRESRYGLPGFPDLLKKIAEIFHASPQNVDQNRTALMTRLRELSENNDDPAFGPAVIEQAANNYLKHMDPVHGGLGRAPKFPQPPILTFLWHRFLRTGEGRYRDTVLNSLIHICQGGLYDHVGGGFARYCVDERWLVPHFEKMLYDNALLISLLSDVWAMEKLPLFRDRIYETIDWVFREMTCEEGGFAAALDADSDGEEGKYYVWQHEELGEILDPGDLDFLKRYYDASETGNWEGKIILNRLHHLSPLSDEHEKTARQILRRLHQRRRLRIPPGRDDKILTDWNGLMIEALATAGRLFEEADWIQAAEKAWRFIHKKMIYQKDGQTRLYHSFCRGQPSVDALLEDYANIAAAGLKLYEVTGKQIYLTDTLYKLDLLDQYYWDPKCGGYFQTASDAETLILRSKAAYDNVVPAGNNVMIRVLSLAALLTGNEKWRTKTESLIRAFSADALRNFYPYACRFDAYDFHLQPLQIVLVGKGDKTPWKRAVLEQVPAQMILLDLEEAAGLPPGHPAAGKTSAPQKITAYLCEGPRCSVPLTQLEEFIARLRQVRRAP
- a CDS encoding DUF6489 family protein, coding for MKISIDIDCTPKEARQFLGLPDIEPLQQAFLKDMQEKMTKGLAPEDMDKLFSLWLAPSMTLAGQGLETFQNMFWKAAGGDPKKSGS